TCGGCCAGAGGTAATCCAGATAGCGCTTCATGAGACCCGCTGGCTGCGAGGGGCGTGGGAGGTCGGCGAAAGCGGCGCAGCGACGAGCGCGCCTTGCGCCTGTGTGCCAGCGGGCCAGGGTAAGGGCAAGCGGCGTCGCCGCCGCCTGCCGTGTCGTGGATCGCTATTTGCCGTTGGCCTTGAGCCAGTCGCGCATCATCGCGATCTCCTTTTCCTGATCGGCGATGATGCCGGTCGCGAGCTTCTTCAGCGCCGGGTCCTTGCCATGGGCGAGCATGACCCTGGCCATGTCGATCGCGCCCTGGTGATGCGGGATCATGCCACGCACGAAATCGGCGTCGGCATCGCCGGTGAAGGCGATGTCCATGTCCTTGTGCATCTTCGCGTTGGCGGCCTTGTAGGCGGTGGTGGCGGCGCTGTCGGCCGCCTTCGCGGCGGGTTTGCCGTGGCCGGCATGGGAGCCGTGGCCCTGATGCTGTTGGGCGAGCGCTGTGCCGCCGAGTGCAAGCGCGGCGACGAGGCCGAGGGCGAGGCGGGTGGGAACGGAACCTGTCATGGGTGGTCCTCGATGAAGACGGGAGGCCGCGGCGGCACGAAGGCCGGGCGTGCTAATCCCTCGAAACGAAAAAGGGCGGAAGGGTTCAGGCCGGGCTGCGCCGCGGCGGGCGCTCCGCCGGCTCCGGCGTCCGCTCAGGCTTCGCCGTTACCGCCACGGGGGTTAGGCTGTGCCAGCCGACCGGGTCGCTGGTGACGGGCAGGGCAGGGGCCTCACCCAGTAGGCCGCAGCCGAGAATGCAGCAGGAGGGCATGGCGTGCTTGGGCG
This portion of the Bosea sp. OAE506 genome encodes:
- a CDS encoding DUF305 domain-containing protein, which gives rise to MTGSVPTRLALGLVAALALGGTALAQQHQGHGSHAGHGKPAAKAADSAATTAYKAANAKMHKDMDIAFTGDADADFVRGMIPHHQGAIDMARVMLAHGKDPALKKLATGIIADQEKEIAMMRDWLKANGK